The following coding sequences lie in one Musa acuminata AAA Group cultivar baxijiao chromosome BXJ1-8, Cavendish_Baxijiao_AAA, whole genome shotgun sequence genomic window:
- the LOC135588273 gene encoding heavy metal-associated isoprenylated plant protein 28-like — METIELKVDMVALHEKRLRKCLSKVKGIERVEVEASIEKVVITGYANRNKVVKALRRVGLRAEFWSAHNEILSTYATGSVMFNTYSFF; from the exons atggag ACTATTGAGCTGAAGGTGGACATGGTGGCATTGCATGAGAAGAGATTGAGGAAATGCCTATCCAAAGTCAAAG GGATAGAGAGGGTTGAGGTGGAGGCCAGCATCGAGAAGGTGGTGATCACCGGGTATGCAAACAGGAATAAGGTCGTGAAGGCCCTCAGGAGAGTGGGGCTGCGTGCTGAGTTCTGGTCTGCGCATAATGAGATACTCAGCACCTATGCCACTGGAAGCGTCATGTTCAACACCTACAGTTTCTTTTAG
- the LOC103996269 gene encoding plant intracellular Ras-group-related LRR protein 4: protein MASSLHSVDSVVEEIMRLHRSLPPRPGIDEVEAAMALVRNVDKEEQTRIDAIQNQNKGFEVPEELFFVLQEMQKNVVCHQSKEQKREALKLLDLENVHILFDKLIQRASSCLPSSSSGLAPSIPMNSEKVSTANLKTPTGYSSSPTSVFYSEKEAGRSSDRVTRDDSFLKIPKSHIDGIGTKSHLSGGMIPNQTTRKEVISGEEGGKLSLIKLASLIEVSAKKGNHELNLQNKLMDQIDWLPDSIGKLSGLVTLDLSENRIVALPATIGSLFSLTRLDLHSNRISQVPDSIGDLCSLLFLDLRGNNLTSLPSIFGKLVHLEELDLSSNQLSSLPDAIGNLIRLKKLNAETNDIEELPHTIGHCVALVELRLDYNRLKGLPEAVGRLESLEILSVRYNNIKGLPTTMTSLSKLKELDVSFNELESIPESLCLATTLIKLNVGNNFADLQSLPRSIGNLELLEELDISNNQIRVLPDSFGMLSQLRVLHAEENPLEVPPRHIAEMGAQAVVQYVAEYVTKKDVKVQPEKSKPCWVQYCFFCRPNKRKHDGFSYVN, encoded by the exons ATGGCTTCTTCTTTACATTCTGTCGACAGTGTTGTCGAAGAGATCATGAGGCTTCATCGATCTCTGCCGCCACGACCAGGAATAGATGAGGTTGAGGCTGCGATGGCGTTAGTTCGCAACGTGGACAAGGAAGAGCAAACCCGCATCGATGCCATCCAGAATCAGAATAAGGGATTCGAGGTCCCCGAAGAGCTCTTCTTTGTGCTGCAAGAGATGCAGAAGAATGTAGTGTGCCATCAGAGCAAAGAACAGAAGCGGGAAGCTCTTAAGTTGCTTGATCTGGAAAACGTCCATATCTTGTTTGATAAATTGATCCAGAGAGCATCCAGCTGTCTTCCTTCAAGCTCAAGTGGATTGGCTCCATCAATCCCTATGAACTCTGAGAAGGTTAGCACGGCCAATCTCAAGACTCCTACTGGTTATTCAAGTAGCCCCACATCTGTCTTCTATTCAGAGAAAGAGGCTGGAAGGAGCAGTGATCGTGTTACTAGAGATGACAGTTTCCTGAAAATACCAAAGTCCCATATAGATGGGATTGGTACTAAGTCCCACCTGTCCGGAGGAATGATCCCAAACCAGACAACTAGGAAAGAAGTTATTTCTG GAGAAGAAGGTGGGAAGCTGAGCCTTATTAAACTAGCTAGCTTGATTGAAGTCTCTGCAAAGAAAGGCAATCATGAACTCAATCTTCAGAATAAGCTGATGGATCAAATAGATTGGTTACCTGATTCGATTGGGAAGCTCTCTGGCCTGGTTACTCTTGACCTTTCAGAAAATCGAATTGTAGCCTTGCCTGCCACGATCGGCTCTCTTTTTTCTTTAACAAGATTGGACCTCCACTCGAATAGAATTTCTCAAGTTCCTGATTCTATTGGGGATCTTTGTAGCCTGCTGTTTCTAGATCTGAGAGGGAATAATTTAACATCGTTGCCATCTATATTTGGTAAATTAGTGCATCTTGAGGAACTTGACTTGAGCTCAAACCAGCTTTCCTCACTGCCAGACGCAATTGGGAATCTTATACGGTTGAAGAAATTAAATGCAGAAACAAATGACATTGAGGAGCTCCCACACACTATTGGGCATTGTGTCGCTCTTGTTGAGCTTCGGTTAGATTATAATCGTCTGAAGGGCCTTCCAGAAGCTGTTGGGAGGTTAGAATCTTTGGAGATTCTCTCTGTTCGCTACAATAATATCAAAGGACTTCCAACAACAATGACATCATTATCAAAGTTGAAGGAGCTTGATGTTAGCTTTAATGAGCTTGAATCAATTCCTGAGAGCTTATGCCTTGCAACTACACTTATCAAACTAAACGTAGGGAATAACTTTGCCGATTTACAATCTCTTCCACGTTCCATTGGCAATCTTGAGTTGCTTGAGGAGCTAGATATCAGCAACAACCAGATTAGAGTTCTTCCTGATTCTTTTGGGATGTTGTCGCAGCTTCGTGTGCTTCATGCAGAAGAGAACCCCTTGGAGGTTCCACCAAGGCATATAGCTGAGATGGGTGCACAA GCTGTTGTGCAGTACGTGGCTGAATATGTCACTAAAAAGGATGTTAAGGTGCAACCTGAAAAGTCCAAGCCATGTTGGGTTCAGTATTGCTTTTTCTGTAGACCTAACAAAAGGAAGCATGACGGCTTCAGCTATGTAAACTAA
- the LOC135589179 gene encoding 11 kDa late embryogenesis abundant protein-like encodes MQSGKRVVESAKDTAGNITASTKAGMEKTTASVEEKVEKMRARDPEEKAEAARRKEERKYEAEAEKEAAKERHAAEREDVRAGGAAGGVVARYPAGQTPVASGGHAHAGGRGSTTGPVF; translated from the exons ATGCAAAGCGGGAAGAGAGTGGTGGAGTCTGCTAAAGACACGGCGGGGAACATCACCGCCTCCACCAAGGCCGGCATGGAGAAGACCACAGCCTCCGTCGAGGAAAAG GTGGAGAAGATGAGGGCCAGGGACCCGGAAGAGAAGGCGGAGGCAGCGCGGCGGAAGGAGGAGAGGAAGTACGAGGCGGAGgccgagaaggaggcagcgaaagAGCGGCACGCGGCAGAAAGGGAGGATGTGAGGGCTGGTGGAGCTGCAGGCGGCGTTGTGGCTCGCTACCCGGCTGGCCAAACTCCGGTGGCATCCGGCGGCCACGCCCATGCTGGTGGTCGTGGCTCCACCACGGGCCCCGTATTCTGA
- the LOC135588275 gene encoding alpha-galactosidase 1-like, with protein MEKQIGLVMFAVVMLCSQCLIGVEARPVVERRNLLANGLGMTPPMGWNTWNHFYCDINETIIRESADALVSTGLAKLGYRYVNIDDCWAEHDRDSTGYMVPKRLTFSSGIKALADHGKGLKLGIYSDAGHRTCSQTMPGSLGHEQKDAETFASWGIDYLKYDNCNNDDLKPMKRYPEMTRALMRTGRPIFLSLCEWGDMHPALWANKLGNSWRTTFDINDSWESMVSRADQNEVYAEHARPGGWNDPDMLEVGNGGMSNDEYIVHFSLWAASKAPLIIGCDVRSMTKETLAILGNEEVIAVNQDPLGVQAKKVRMYGDSEVWAGPLSGYRTVVVLLNRSPEFRTITAQWDDIGLPPNTVVEVRDLWKHATLEKRFVNELRVGVHHHACKMFLLTPLTLSEEDEPKV; from the exons ATGGAGAAGCAAATTGGTTTGGTGATGTTCGCGGTGGTGATGTTGTGTAGCCAATGTTTGATTGGCGTCGAAGCAAGACCGGTCGTCGAGCGTCGGAATTTGCTTGCGAATGGGCTTGGGATGACTCCTCCCATggg TTGGAACACTTGGAATCACTTTTATTGTGATATCAACGAGACTATAATTAGAGAATCAG CGGATGCATTGGTGTCCACCGGGCTTGCTAAACTTGGATATCGATATGTCAACATAG ATGATTGTTGGGCTGAGCATGATCGTGATTCAACG GGTTATATGGTGCCAAAAAGGTTGACATTTTCATCAGGAATCAAAGCTCTAGCGGATCACGGCAAGGGGCTTAAACTTGGTATTTACTCGGATGCAGG GCACCGAACATGTAGCCAGACGATGCCAGGTTCGCTTGGTCATGAGCAGAAAGATGCTGAAACTTTTGCTTCATGG GGCATTGATTACCTCAAGTACGACAACTGTAACAACGATGATTTGAAACCGATGAAGCG GTATCCTGAGATGACCCGAGCTCTGATGAGAACAGGCAGACCAATTTTCCTTTCTCTGTGTGAAtg GGGAGACATGCACCCGGCTCTTTGGGCTAACAAGTTGGGGAATAGCTGGAGAACAACTTTCGACATAAATGATTCATGGGAAAG TATGGTTTCGAGGGCAGATCAGAATGAAGTTTATGCTGAGCATGCAAGGCCCGGCGGCTGGAATG ATCCAGACATGCTCGAAGTTGGAAATGGTGGTATGAGTAACGATGAGTACATCGTGCACTTCAGCCTCTGGGCCGCTTCCAAG GCTCCTCTTATTATCGGGTGTGATGTAAGGAGCATGACCAAGGAAACCTTGGCTATCCTTGGCAACGAGGAAGTGATTGCTGTAAACCAAG ATCCTCTCGGTGTTCAAGCTAAGAAGGTGCGAATGTATGGAGATTCCGAG GTTTGGGCAGGACCTCTTTCTGGATACAGAACTGTAGTCGTTCTGTTGAACCGTTCCCCTGAATTCAGAACCATCACAGCTCAATGGGATGACATCGGTCTTCCACCAAACACGGTTGTGGAAGTCAGAGATCTTTGGAAG CATGCGACACTGGAGAAGAGGTTCGTGAACGAACTGAGAGTCGGCGTGCATCACCATGCCTGCAAGATGTTCCTGTTGACGCCTCTTACACTATCAGAAGAGGATGAACCGAAAGTCTAG